DNA from Candidatus Hydrogenedentota bacterium:
GGGCGCACGGTTTGGTTGTGGCCGAGGGATCGTTTGGCGCATATATGGAAGTCCGGCTGATCAATGACGGGCCGGTGACGTTGCTCCTGGATACCAAGAAG
Protein-coding regions in this window:
- a CDS encoding D-aminoacyl-tRNA deacylase, whose protein sequence is AHGLVVAEGSFGAYMEVRLINDGPVTLLLDTKKVF